One Phyllopteryx taeniolatus isolate TA_2022b chromosome 3, UOR_Ptae_1.2, whole genome shotgun sequence genomic window, TTCAGatagaaagcaaaaataaataaataagtatatAAATGTAATGAATAGACTACTAGAACAAACATCTGAAATGTTTtcggggttaatcagaggcacttgaaatgCTGGCACGTGTGTGATGACTCACATttgacatgagtttgaatgtgattggctcattctgaacacagtcacatcccaGCTACACTTGTGAGCCacattttttcagttgtttattttattttgtttaagaaTTATACCACACTCAATGGTGggtaaagttttgaaattatcttATGTAAAGACTTTTTACATGCACCGTAATAAATCTGAGTTATGAATGACATCCAAATCAAAGTTCAAACAGGTTTTAGAAGTGAATGTACTTTACGTTTCAAAAGAGCGAACATTAAAAATGACTGTGCAGACAACAAAGCGTTTAAATCGTTCAAGGTGAGCCCTTTTATAATTAGCCAATAAGGAAAGAATGATCCTGTTACACCCACTCAATGGAAGAGTAGCCAAATGCAAATTTGCCAGCATGGAAACCTCCTTGGAACAACATAAGAGACACGACCAGCAGTAAGGTTGCAGGCCCAGAGATATTTGAACAGTGACAAGTTTTTATTATGCTGCCTTCATACACCACAATAGATCTGAAATAAAACAGGGACTGAAGTGTAGACTTTCATCAATAATTCACAGAAATATAGCATTTGCCGTTTAGAAAGAAGAAAACCTGAACTTtcagggaccaaaaaaaaagaaaaaaggttgaAGAGCATGTTCCATTGGGTTGTGATCAGGTCACAATTTATCAGGTtattgttcacctctctgaccaaggcccttcttctcCGGCTACTCAGCTCGGTCGGACAGTCAGATCTAGGAAAGGTCCCGGTGGTCCCAAAcctcttccatttccgaataatcgagaccacGGTGCTTTttgggaccttcaatgctgctgaaattcttttgtatccttccccagatttgtgccttgacgcTATCCAGTCTCGGAGGTTTGCAGACAAGTCCTTAGatttcattgcttggtttctgctctgatatgcactgcacAACTATGAGAGCTTATATAGACATTCCAAATGATgctcaatcaactgaatttaccacaggtagAATCCATtgaagttgtagaagcatctcaaggatgatcagtggaaagaAGATGCATCTGAGCTTAAGTTGGAGTCTCAcagtgtgaatacttatgtatctattatgtttgaatgtttacatttttttttaatagatttacacaatgtttgaaaatatgtagattttttttaaaagagaaaactatactcaaataagctttagaataagtctggaacagcaaaatgtggaaaacgtgaaggcgtgtgaatactttctggtggcactgtgtgtgtgcgtgtatatatatatatatatatatatatatattgtgtgtgtgtgtatgtgtgttgtcaGCAATCACATGTCCCAAAAACACCAgtgagcattttttgtttttgttttccgtCTATAAATCGGCTTCTTTTTCTTGAATGTTGCTAGCAATTTGGACCGTTATGATTCCTCTGTATATTTATAAAATCATAAAAGTGTCTCAAGTGTAGAACCTAACTTGAGTCGATAGTATTTTTGACTTCTGTTTTATGCCGTGAAAACTCCACCAAAGAAAGGATATTTCCCTGGAAATAAGTCTTTTTCTGTGGTCTTCCAAGCCATTTGATGTTGAGTTAACCAGTGGTAACCAGCATGCTatctttttaaagaatataCCATGTCTTAGTCATGTCAAAAGTGTCTTTTGTAtcttttatagatttttttttttttttcggagcTCCAGCCACAAAACTGCCCTATGAATTAACCAAACTTGACAAATTGGCCTCTTGTGAGTAAATTACTTCTTATCCTCTGAAAATGGAGGCACTTTGCAAAAAATAGGTTATTAGTTTGCAATTCAGTCATTCGTCAGgcattttcccctttttttgaatgaaagtgtggTGGCTTATGAAggtcaaaatgtaattttagcAACAAGTTCATTTGtgtaaacttatttttttaaatttgaatcagTAATAGGATGCTTGTTTCTATCACACTAACATGCTCTgtctgtgtcaatcaaaacagataATTATAGTCTTTCTAAGGGCATTTTTGATACAGCCTTTGTATTAAATTGTGAATGTGTGACCTGTGAGTGAATGTTAGTTTAACAGTTATTGGGTTGCACATATAATTGAgggctttgttgtttttggtttggGGAACGAATCAGCTCATGATGCTATGAACCCACATAAAATGGAAATatgctcataaaaaaaaaataaaaacatccccTACAATAACACCTGCAAATTCTCAATGTGTGGCTTCAGTTTAATCAGTTACTATTCCACTAAATTTCATGTCATTGGACTGAAGTTTTGTCTGTTGGGAGCACATTACAAACCATTCtgttctgcacacacacacgtgcacacacacacacgtgtttaGATCATTTGAAGATTACTGCATCGTGTGACCTGATGAGTCTCTTCAGCATAGCTAGAGCGTGTCAGCATTTATGGAAGGCTACGCCTCACGATAATATCTCACCTCCTGTCTCATACCAAATCATTACTGAGTTCACTTTCTGCTGGTGGCCAAAatggaacacaaacaaacacaatcagACACACAAAGGGTAACGGTTAAAGTCTTGTGGACGGCAAGAAGATACCGAATGTGTATGATTAATCGGAATCTATGTAAGGTGAGTGCGGGTCAACagctgtaacagcaaaatgtggaaaacgtgaaatGAAATACACAATGGAGCAAAACTTGCAGTGGGGATGGGGTCAAGTAAAGATAATAAATAGTTTGACAGCGATTTACTCTGGAGCTGGAGTAACTTTAAACCATTATATCAGACAGATGAGGACAGATACCCAATATAAACATTCTTCTATACAAGTGAGCCCTTTTACAAACAAATCCTCCGCAAGTGACCTCCAAGCGGTGGTATACATCcaagaaatacagtaaaaagtGTTTGGACAAGAGCATTGATCGGGTTTTATCAATAAAAATCCTCTATAAATTCTATGTAtatgagaagaaaagaaaaaacaaaaaaagctaaccTCAAGTGGAGCAAGGTCAAGATGAGTTAAAAGTTTTGTTGGCACATTTAAaactgttgctgctgttgtAGGGCCAAACATATTCACATTATAATTCCAGAATTGTACATTTCGGGAAATCAAAGTTAAAATAGGCTTTGGACTGACACAGAAAATGTCTCTGTGTAGTGTATGTATTATGCCAAGTGTCCTGCTTGGTTGCTTGAAACCAGCACGGTGGTGCAGTGCGCCATCTACTGTACACAATGGGAtcatgctttctttttttgtcgaCCAACCACTTTCTAATATGGCGAACGCTGCAGGATGCATAACAATTGTGTAATTACAGGCTGCTACTGTTTCTGTACGCATTTTACCAAAATGAAACGTTGCTAATTTTAACAAGTCCATGTCTTTAAATGTGCTGCACAGTCTATATAATGAATAAAGCAGAAAGACAGTCCAAGGCTTatggacacacaaaaaatgctGACAAACATGTACTTGCTCTATGAGGAGCAGCGACGAAACAGCTCGCACAGTCACTGATTGAAAGGGTCTGTAAAGCAAAGTGGATCGATTGCATGATTGTCTGATGTGAGGTTTGGTCGACAGCTTCAAGTGTGAGGAGTGTTTAGGTCTGACGTTGCTGTCAGATACAATCAGAGCCGCCCTGAGCTAGCTAAGATCTCACAGGAGCCCATATACGAGAGGTCACCCGGTCCAGCTCAACACAGACCTGGACAAACGGAGCTAAGAGACGAAAGTGCAAACTTTGCGGTTGTCTTGACAACGTGACCCCAGTTGACCAGCTAAACCGGTATCAGGGGTCGGGAGGAGAGCGGAGAATGGAAGGAGTGCCTGGCCTGCattaaagccatttatcaagagAGGGAAGATTCCTCTCCATCCAGCGCTGGTTCAGTCGGATGGTTTCCAGCGCTTCCTGGACGCTTCGCAACTGAGAACCGTGCTCCCTCTGGCTGTCGAAGAAACACTGCACCtgcacaacacacacgcacaaaacatAGCATAAGATAACACCCACCAAGATGTTGTCTTAGCTAAAATTGTCTACCTGATTAAGATGTGACTGTTCAGAGAACCGAGACGTGGCAGACCCGATGATCGATTGGAAGGAAAAGGAACCTATAGGGAACCTACAGGCAAAGACACTGATTCAATTCTTTTGTCTTCATGTATGAACTCATTTCTTCTGCAAATGCTCCACACACGTTTGTATGAGCTGCTTCCAGTTCTCTTGAATGAAGTCCCAAGCAATCAAGTTGCCGGCAAAGCTTTCGCAGATTGTTCTGATGACCAGGGGAAGGTTCTGTACCTGGACCATATTACCATTCAAGCCTGTATTCAGAAGCCTGCAGGGAACAACATGAAAATCAATTTCAAATGACAACGACGACTgcaatgaaataatgaaattgaAGTCCAACAGCCTAGGCCACAGAATTCACACCCCCTcgacaaaaaaatggcaactCGAGTTTTTCAGTGTGCTGGGGCTTTCAAAGTGGACAAGTTTCAATTGGAAATATCTAAGAATTTACATCAACAAATCTGAAACCTGCAGATTCAACTTCCTAGAAATGGAATTACAATTTCTGTTCCCTTGAACATCGGATGACTTTTGTTTCAGACGAGTATGGCTCAAACTGTCTCGAGCAGGGTTTCCGAAAGTTTTTCAGCTCTAGATGCAAATCTGAAAACGGCAAACTAGAAACAGCATATTAACTGGTATGTTATGATGAATGCCTTATATACGGTACTTACCACACAATTTTCTGTGTGTCCTGGGTGGATGCTAAGCCCTTTAGCATCTTTAGCTTCTCTGAGTCATAAGTGGCATAGTGGTACATAGTGAGCAAAGTTTCCCAGTCTTCACTGGACTGAGCTGCCACAGTGAATACAGCTCGCTGCAGATCGCCTGGaatcctgccccccccccaaaacaaaaacaacacatctCCTTCTGTCAACAGTACTTTCGTTCAAGTAGTCGAATTGGGATTGTCATTAGCACCATTGTAACAAAAGCAACGTGTTTTACTCACTGGGAGGTTCCATTGGACGCGACGTACTGCTTGAACATGGCTTTCGCTTGCTGCTGGCATTTTTCTTGCCCCAGATGACAGGCCGTCTCCAACAGGGCAGATCGAAAGTCCTGTTTGGAGAAATCTTCCTCCTTGGTCCATGTTTGTTTATCCATCAGCGCACCAAAGTATTTCAGAATATATGCCTGCAAATATTTCAAGCGGAATTAAGATGTTAATTTGAAACTTTGAAAAAGGCAAGTCAAGAACAGATGTTCCCACAATTATCAAAAGGTTCTCTATGTAATTGCACTTTCATTAGTAACCGTCAAACTAAACTAAGACAAGTCCAGaaagccaaaaacaaactaatctgcttgtggaaataaatgttcCAATGAACGAGAGTCCGGACAAGGTTCCCCGTTGTTTCGACCAATTCAGTGTGACATTCCACCGAGTTGTCCAGTTCGGGTCGCCACGGTACATAAATGGAAGGTTGCCAAAAGAGTAGTACGGTTCGGATACATTCATTTGATACCACTTAAGTGTCTGGggcctttttttcttaatgtaaCATCCTCATCTAAAGCACAGTAAAACATTCCAATCATATTTGATTAATTCgattgtgtgcgtgcgcacctTCATGCGGGTGACAAGGCCCTGCTCGTATCTTTTGTCCAGCATCTTGTAGATGTCCGTGAGGTGCAGCAAGGCCTCTTTCACAGGACTGCTCTCAGTTTCATTCGGCATGTAGTTTAGGAGGCTGAGGACTTGGCGGAAGGACACGCGTCCAAGTCTGAGATGATGTGAAGGACATACAGAGTGACGAACACAACTACATACATAAGGGTGTTTTATTCGCAAACGTACTTGGAGAGTGCAAAGATGTTGTGTATCAGTGAGGCACGGTCCTCCTGTGTGAGAACTTGGAAGTTGTTGGTCATAGCGTCAGTCAGAGCAGCCCAGCCTTCATCTCCATAGTCAACGATGTAGAAGCCTGTGTTCCTGTAGTTCAACTTCAGCCATTTCACAGTTGCTGACACCTTAAGAGTTCCTAGGAAGAGAGCATGCAAAGGTGTCTCACCGAATTAGCACTTAGCCTGCAACTGATTACAGTATAAATCATTATTAGTTATCATTTTGTCCTTCACCTGACTGGGCATTCAGCATGAACAACTGTTTGCACTCAGGGCCCAAACTACAGCTGTCATTCACATAGGTCATCGGAATATTCCACAAGCTAGGACAGagtgcaaaataaaatgtacctttAGGTCCGGTGACTTTCCATGACCACAAATCACAAGGGAGaaagaagatgaggaggaggaggaggaggaggaggaggatgacgtGGGCTACCTGGAGGAATGGCTGGCGTTGTCTGACATGAGCTGGAAAATCTCCTGTTTTAAGCTCACCGCATCCCCCTTACGGGATACCGTAACCAACGGGAAGCCTTTCTGCGATGTCCATGACCTCATCATCTCTGACACATTTGGATGCTGACTTGAGACCTCTACCTAAGGACCGAAAGAAAACCTGTTGATGCTATTTCAGGTTTCAAACTTCtctgtattatatttatatCCCATCTAAAAATCAGAACCATAAATGAAGTGCATACCTCGGTAAGACTGTTCCAAAGGTCGTCAGTGTCGGTGTTTAAACCGGCGAACTGTTTCAGATACTGAATGATACCCTTTCTGAACTGCTGGTCACCAGGCAAAGATGTGTTCAACATCAGAAGAATGGAAGCCCCCTAGGAGACCAAGGCGCAACACATGTTCACGACTACCTGAATTATGCATCCAGTAGATGGGAACCACAAAAAGAATCTGTAGAAACGCACCTTCAGATAGGACACAGAGTCGAACATCTCGTGCACCTGCTCCGGTGTATTGACTTGGGTAGACACGGCGTGGGAGGAGTTAAGTGCATCTTTATCCAAGGCTCTGAATCGATTCGCTAAGAACAAGTTACCCTACAAACACAAGCGCACAAACTTAATGGCAAAGCACATAGCGCAGCGCCTCGACGTTCTCATATACGCTTGGCTTCACCAATCTATTAGACCAAACTGTCGTGAAAATGAGATGAGCCCATCCAGCATCATTAAGTGCTTGAATACAAATGCTTTCATTTTCAGGGCCGTCGacgttttatcattttgaacaggaatgaagAATTCCAAACTGAAATCGCCTTTTTATACGCAAATTTGAGCCGGTCTTACCTGAGGAGTcagaaataaatgaatcaagCATAACAATCTCCCCATTTTGTGTTCAGGAATGCAACTAGAATTTGACATGTGAAGAAATAACGCGTTACTATTTTATCAGTTTTATGTAGGCGGTGTGGAGCAGAGGGTAAGCGTGTCATCGTGTCATCATCGTGTCATCAtcgtgtccctgggcaagacacttaaccccaCATTCCCTACAAATGAAAGAGGTTTGGTGGCGGTCagaggggccgtaggcgcagaatggcagccacgcttccgtcagactggcccacaagtgtaatgcattattagttatcattatttatttctttttcatccaGTACCGATCAGCTGAAAATTATGTGATCGGCTCCCATTTCCATTCACGTGATCGGATCGCGACAATTCGAACTACAAATCCTGTTCATTTAGGACAGTTGTGGCCCTTTCTTGAAACTTACTTGAACttttttttgaggtggtctGATAAATTTGTTGAGCAGTATGTGTGTGGAATACAAAATCACTTACCATGTCAAGCTGCGGCAGCACCGTCTGCAGTGACGTGAACTCCATATAAGTGGCAAAGCCTTCGTTGAGCCACAGGTCACTCCACCAGCTCATTGTGACCAAGTTTCCAAACCACTGGAACGCACCAGTGCAACATTATTGCACAGGCACCCTCATCATTCAGTACAATGTAGGCAAAAAAATTGGTACCTGATGAGCCAGCTCATGTGCAATGATGGAAGCAACTTGTTGTTTTTCCAGAAGCGAGGAGTGTCCCCCCACCAGCAGGGCGGTTTCTCTGAAGGTGATCAGACCCCAGTTCTCCATGGCTCCTGCCATGAAGTCTGGGACGGCAACCAAGTCTGACAGAtgagaaaatacatttcagtgaGGTTTCCaatgattggggggggggggggggggggggggtgtcaatgTTAATGTTCACCTAGTTTCTGAAGAGGATAGCTAATTTCAAAGAAGTCATTGTAAAACTCAAGTAGTTTGGATGCAGTATCCAGAGCGTAGTGAGTATGCTCTTTCTTCTCTGGTACACTGTACACAGAAACCTAAAAATGCAAACATCGGACGCAAATTCAGATTTTCGGTCTGAATGAATATCCGGACGGAAAAAGCACTTAAGAAATCAAACCTACCAAAGTGTCAGAGACGTTTCTGCTGACGGAGGTGAAGTTACCCACGACGAAGGCCACCAAGTAAGTGCTCATGTTGACACTCGTCTTTGCAAACTCGTCTTGCACGAGGCCACTGGCAAGCTGCGTGGTCTGCGCCTGAGGCACACATCAGAGGACgcggttttgtttttcatttagttgTTCCTCAGACCAATGGCGCTTTAACGAAAATATCTGCATGCCAAAAGCTTCAAATACGTTGCGAGGATTGCAAGAAGGAAAAAGATTTGTGGGATtaccaagaaaagaaaatagcGCTAATGACTTACTAGCCACACTATGCCTACTCAATATAATGAGATCTAATACATGAAATCTGCCTTTAAACTGATACTAATGCTCCATTTTGATTGCTATTATCAGAGACATAATAATTTAACATGATTATGTTTTATTGTGGGTgcaatattttgtatatatCCTCTCGGCTATATAGCAGAAATTATAAACAGGAATAACTATAATAAATCTAAAGTCATGTCAAAGTACCTGAGGCATGTTGGAGAGTgtcaggtactccggcttcctgtTGAGTTTAACCAAAAAGGTGGCTTTAAATGATGGTTCGTCAAAGCAAGGGAAGGCCTTTCGAGCATAGAGCGGCTCGAACTGGGTTGCAGCTAGGACCCTGGGGACAACAGATGGGCATTAGAGAACATATATGCACTCTGCATTTTGAACTGTTGACACTTTCTCTCCGCCCATTTGATTTACCCCACGAGTTTGTTTTAGCAGTTTTACACGTTGGTGTATGTTCACCCGCGGAG contains:
- the lnpep gene encoding leucyl-cystinyl aminopeptidase; translation: MDPFDYNSTERDTLPRNMIENSMFEEEPDVVDLARDSAAYPTFPALDPDETVYEPRSSRLLVRGLGENDVDDDEEDCGSSARLLGMSFMNRSAAQRSNASPYVRQPLPRSCSPPSARTMVVCVLFLVIVASMTMVFYFLPRCNFTKMGCPKQENKTSNGTDGTGELFPWAQYQLPRSIRPLSYDLTFTPDFSTMDFSGHTVIDMFVLHNTKRIVLHSANLNITKATFKLGDGEASDITILEDKPREQIAVKFSEELKAGQHCVLTLDYTASLSHTYDGFYNSSYTDQDGNKRVLAATQFEPLYARKAFPCFDEPSFKATFLVKLNRKPEYLTLSNMPQAQTTQLASGLVQDEFAKTSVNMSTYLVAFVVGNFTSVSRNVSDTLVSVYSVPEKKEHTHYALDTASKLLEFYNDFFEISYPLQKLDLVAVPDFMAGAMENWGLITFRETALLVGGHSSLLEKQQVASIIAHELAHQWFGNLVTMSWWSDLWLNEGFATYMEFTSLQTVLPQLDMGNLFLANRFRALDKDALNSSHAVSTQVNTPEQVHEMFDSVSYLKGASILLMLNTSLPGDQQFRKGIIQYLKQFAGLNTDTDDLWNSLTEVEVSSQHPNVSEMMRSWTSQKGFPLVTVSRKGDAVSLKQEIFQLMSDNASHSSSLWNIPMTYVNDSCSLGPECKQLFMLNAQSGTLKVSATVKWLKLNYRNTGFYIVDYGDEGWAALTDAMTNNFQVLTQEDRASLIHNIFALSKLGRVSFRQVLSLLNYMPNETESSPVKEALLHLTDIYKMLDKRYEQGLVTRMKAYILKYFGALMDKQTWTKEEDFSKQDFRSALLETACHLGQEKCQQQAKAMFKQYVASNGTSQIPGDLQRAVFTVAAQSSEDWETLLTMYHYATYDSEKLKMLKGLASTQDTQKIVWLLNTGLNGNMVQVQNLPLVIRTICESFAGNLIAWDFIQENWKQLIQTFPIGSFSFQSIIGSATSRFSEQSHLNQVQCFFDSQREHGSQLRSVQEALETIRLNQRWMERNLPSLDKWL